One window of the Pantoea cypripedii genome contains the following:
- a CDS encoding DUF2000 family protein: MFDTKIALIVRDDLATWQRLNVVAFLATGIASAAPEMMGEPYIDARGHHYGNMAGQPMLVFSGDLPGLQRAHRQGLERELTIIPYVHAMFSTGHDAANREVFLAEDADNLNLVGIALRGPKKAVDKAIKGLSLHG; the protein is encoded by the coding sequence ATGTTTGATACTAAAATCGCCCTGATCGTACGTGATGATTTGGCTACCTGGCAGCGGCTGAATGTAGTGGCCTTTCTTGCCACCGGCATTGCCTCGGCAGCGCCAGAAATGATGGGCGAACCTTATATTGATGCTCGCGGACATCATTACGGCAATATGGCCGGACAACCGATGTTGGTATTTTCCGGGGATCTGCCGGGCCTGCAACGTGCCCATCGTCAGGGACTGGAGCGCGAACTGACCATCATCCCCTATGTTCACGCTATGTTTTCCACGGGTCATGATGCGGCGAATCGCGAAGTCTTCCTCGCGGAGGATGCCGATAACCTGAATCTGGTGGGCATCGCGCTACGTGGTCCGAAGAAAGCGGTTGATAAAGCCATCAAGGGCTTGTCATTGCATGGTTAA
- a CDS encoding amidase, producing the protein MQYADYLRASLSDLTQALNQGTTTSRQLTEFALQRIAEADQSGPRYNAMTWLFADQALAAADASDTRRRQGESPGRLEGIPVLIKDNIEVQGWPTSAGSVLLRAVIAEQDAPLVTALRTAGAVLLGKTAMHELAAGITGASSLSGFTDNAWLAGHSPGGSSSGSAVAVAAGYVPLAIGTDTAGSVRIPAAFNHLYGLRMTHGAISIDGIVPLSPTQDIPGALVRHAADLRLASEILSGQQFADGEEPLRIGLWLEGFAAEEPAINQAVRAAVAALTGEDGTQQEIAFPQLDALATDASIIPWEFAEALADWLADKPQAEVSTLSEVVASGRHHPQLAAVFTARASHPGKTSESYAVQQVRQRTLYQTLSQLFAQRRINLLAYPVVKHPPVKHGELQPGSNALLAAVTGAPAISIPVGFTAQGLPIGMELLALRGREDLLLYAAAQMAEFGR; encoded by the coding sequence ATGCAATATGCTGATTATCTTCGTGCGTCATTAAGTGACCTGACTCAGGCGCTTAATCAAGGCACCACCACCTCTCGCCAGTTAACAGAATTCGCCCTGCAACGCATTGCGGAAGCCGATCAAAGCGGCCCGCGTTATAACGCCATGACCTGGCTGTTTGCCGACCAGGCACTGGCTGCGGCTGATGCCAGCGATACGCGCCGCCGTCAGGGTGAATCACCGGGTCGCCTCGAAGGGATCCCGGTATTAATCAAAGATAACATCGAGGTACAAGGCTGGCCGACCAGCGCCGGTTCAGTCTTGTTACGTGCCGTCATTGCCGAACAGGACGCCCCGTTAGTGACGGCATTGCGCACCGCAGGTGCGGTGTTGCTGGGCAAAACCGCGATGCATGAGCTGGCGGCAGGGATTACCGGCGCATCCTCCCTCAGTGGTTTTACTGACAACGCCTGGCTGGCGGGCCATTCACCCGGCGGCTCCAGCAGCGGTTCGGCGGTGGCTGTCGCCGCCGGTTATGTGCCGCTGGCGATCGGAACCGATACCGCAGGCTCGGTGCGCATTCCGGCCGCGTTTAATCATCTGTATGGCCTGCGCATGACGCACGGTGCCATCAGTATTGACGGCATTGTGCCGCTGTCACCGACTCAGGATATTCCCGGCGCGCTGGTGCGTCATGCCGCCGATCTGCGCCTTGCCAGTGAGATCCTGAGCGGGCAGCAGTTTGCAGATGGTGAAGAACCCCTGCGCATCGGTCTGTGGCTGGAAGGATTTGCCGCAGAGGAACCGGCGATCAACCAGGCGGTACGCGCAGCGGTTGCAGCACTGACGGGAGAAGATGGCACCCAACAGGAGATTGCCTTCCCGCAACTTGACGCGCTCGCAACGGATGCCAGTATCATTCCCTGGGAATTTGCCGAAGCGCTGGCAGACTGGCTGGCCGACAAACCGCAGGCCGAAGTGAGCACGCTCAGCGAGGTGGTGGCATCGGGGCGTCATCATCCTCAACTGGCAGCGGTATTTACCGCACGCGCCAGCCATCCAGGCAAAACCAGCGAAAGCTATGCCGTCCAGCAGGTACGTCAGCGCACGCTTTATCAAACCCTCAGCCAGCTGTTTGCCCAGCGCAGGATTAACCTGCTGGCCTATCCGGTGGTCAAACATCCCCCGGTGAAACATGGCGAGTTGCAACCCGGCAGCAACGCCCTGCTGGCGGCGGTAACCGGGGCACCCGCTATCAGCATCCCGGTGGGCTTTACTGCCCAGGGATTACCAATTGGTATGGAGCTGCTGGCATTACGCGGACGGGAAGATCTGTTGCTGTATGCAGCAGCGCAGATGGCGGAGTTCGGCAGGTAA
- a CDS encoding MBL fold metallo-hydrolase, whose amino-acid sequence MPIRVGDCLIEKVTEQTAAIPFGSLYPDHRDEMSGALAQQTAELSIHSWVVRTGNDIIIIDTATGNQRERDKKPLFHQLQTDYAVRLEQAGVQPQDVTLVLMTHIHTDHVGWNTHWQEGRWQPMFPHARYICSAQELERCQNTPSMQALYLDSILPLINSGQLETVDVDNSPLFAGVLRYLPTPGHSSDHASLMLSSQHQHALFSGDVMHHPIQFQFPHWNSVFCEDKALAVRSRQRAIDWCLQNQAIWFSSHFSASSCGRVLPADDGQLHWMPLEAEPDAIC is encoded by the coding sequence ATGCCAATCCGTGTAGGCGACTGCCTGATCGAGAAAGTGACTGAACAAACCGCAGCAATCCCCTTTGGCTCGCTTTATCCAGATCATCGCGATGAAATGTCTGGCGCGCTGGCGCAACAAACCGCTGAATTGTCGATCCACAGCTGGGTGGTGCGCACCGGTAACGACATCATCATTATTGATACCGCCACAGGTAACCAACGTGAACGTGACAAGAAGCCATTGTTTCATCAGCTGCAAACCGATTATGCCGTACGCCTGGAACAAGCCGGTGTGCAGCCGCAGGATGTCACGTTGGTGCTGATGACGCATATCCACACCGATCATGTCGGCTGGAATACCCACTGGCAGGAAGGACGCTGGCAGCCGATGTTTCCGCATGCGCGTTACATCTGTTCTGCACAGGAGCTGGAGCGATGCCAAAACACCCCATCGATGCAGGCGTTGTATCTCGATAGCATTCTGCCGCTGATTAACAGTGGTCAGCTGGAGACGGTTGATGTCGATAATTCACCCCTGTTTGCCGGTGTACTACGCTATCTGCCTACTCCCGGCCACAGCAGCGATCATGCGTCACTTATGCTCAGCAGCCAGCACCAGCATGCGCTCTTTTCCGGCGACGTGATGCATCATCCGATTCAGTTTCAGTTCCCGCACTGGAACTCAGTATTTTGTGAAGATAAAGCGCTGGCGGTGCGTTCGCGGCAACGGGCGATAGACTGGTGCCTGCAAAATCAGGCAATCTGGTTCAGTTCCCATTTTTCTGCCAGCTCATGCGGCAGGGTTTTACCTGCTGACGATGGGCAGCTTCACTGGATGCCGCTGGAGGCTGAACCGGATGCAATATGCTGA
- a CDS encoding LysR family transcriptional regulator, which produces MKVINENDLGRVDLNLLVVLLVMYETRSVTAAAQRLYLGQPAVSAALKRLREMFDDPLFVRASQGMTPTPRAEQLVQQIAPLLQGVQQAIFSTPAFNPLEDRYSFRLGMSDWVEQWLMPDLLADLMTEAPQVDVTVLAADPWQAIPLLEKQQADMAVMVGNESSRDLLREDLASAGFCTLWDNRQIRLAPPLTLADFVQHDHVLVSYRGVSESALDEQLRQQGVARRVRFATPHFSTLPMMLNRMPLFATVPQGLVSSWCKRYELCAAPVPVAMPDYRLSLLWHKAGSGDAAHCWMRDKLRQLVLHKLG; this is translated from the coding sequence ATGAAAGTCATCAATGAAAATGATTTAGGTCGTGTCGATCTTAATCTGCTGGTGGTGCTACTGGTGATGTACGAAACACGCAGCGTAACGGCCGCAGCGCAGCGCTTGTATCTTGGACAGCCTGCCGTCAGTGCGGCACTGAAACGTTTACGTGAGATGTTTGACGACCCATTGTTTGTGCGTGCCTCGCAGGGCATGACGCCGACGCCGCGCGCGGAACAGCTGGTGCAGCAGATTGCGCCACTATTGCAGGGTGTACAGCAGGCAATTTTTAGTACGCCAGCGTTTAACCCGCTGGAGGATCGTTACAGCTTTCGCCTCGGCATGAGTGACTGGGTCGAGCAATGGCTGATGCCGGATTTACTGGCGGACCTGATGACAGAAGCGCCGCAGGTGGATGTTACGGTGCTGGCCGCCGATCCCTGGCAGGCCATTCCGCTGCTGGAGAAGCAGCAAGCGGATATGGCGGTAATGGTCGGCAATGAAAGCAGCCGTGATTTGTTACGTGAAGATCTCGCCAGCGCGGGCTTTTGCACCTTGTGGGATAACCGGCAGATCCGGCTGGCTCCACCGCTGACGCTGGCTGATTTCGTTCAGCACGATCATGTGCTGGTGTCCTATCGCGGCGTCAGCGAAAGTGCGCTCGATGAGCAACTGAGACAACAGGGGGTTGCCCGCCGGGTAAGGTTTGCCACGCCGCACTTCTCCACATTGCCGATGATGCTGAACCGCATGCCGCTTTTCGCCACTGTGCCACAGGGGCTGGTCAGCAGCTGGTGCAAACGTTATGAACTGTGCGCGGCACCGGTGCCGGTAGCGATGCCTGATTACAGGTTATCGCTGCTGTGGCATAAGGCGGGCAGCGGGGATGCGGCCCATTGCTGGATGCGCGACAAACTCCGTCAGCTGGTGCTGCACAAACTGGGTTAA
- a CDS encoding SDR family NAD(P)-dependent oxidoreductase, translating to MTPSATPGVLLIGASRGLGFALTETMLQRGYHVVATGRQHSTASLESLNQRYPNTLRVESVDITEPEQVSALKQRLGDRQFDMLFVNAGVKNKDGETIADVSTDEFIRVMVTNALSPLRVIETFKDNVSADGTIAVMSSGQGSITNNTNGNYEVYRGSKAALNMLMRSFAARHQDDGRTLLLMAPGWVRTDMGGPEARLSIEESIPNLLNTMETWRGRTGLHYLDYLGREVPW from the coding sequence ATGACCCCTTCAGCAACCCCAGGCGTTTTACTGATTGGCGCCTCACGCGGGCTGGGCTTTGCCCTGACTGAGACCATGCTACAGCGCGGTTACCATGTGGTGGCGACCGGACGCCAGCATTCCACCGCATCACTTGAGTCTCTCAACCAACGCTATCCAAACACCCTGAGAGTCGAAAGCGTCGATATCACCGAACCAGAACAGGTTAGCGCCCTGAAGCAACGCCTGGGCGATCGTCAGTTCGATATGTTATTCGTCAATGCCGGTGTGAAAAATAAGGATGGTGAAACCATTGCCGATGTCTCCACTGACGAATTTATTCGCGTGATGGTCACCAACGCGCTCAGTCCGCTGCGCGTGATTGAAACCTTCAAAGACAATGTCAGCGCTGACGGCACCATCGCGGTCATGTCATCCGGCCAGGGTAGCATCACCAATAACACCAATGGCAACTACGAAGTCTATCGCGGCAGCAAAGCCGCTCTGAATATGCTGATGCGCAGTTTTGCCGCCCGTCATCAGGATGATGGACGTACCCTGCTGCTGATGGCGCCAGGCTGGGTACGTACCGATATGGGTGGTCCCGAAGCACGACTTAGCATTGAAGAGAGCATTCCCAACCTGCTGAATACCATGGAAACATGGCGCGGTCGCACTGGGTTACATTATCTCGATTATCTTGGCCGCGAGGTGCCGTGGTGA
- a CDS encoding LysR family transcriptional regulator, which translates to MTEPDLNLLFALDALLTEGSVTGAARRLGLSESAMSRTLGRLRATTGDALLVRAGRNMVLTPYAEEIRQRTQHSVSEARAVLQPAAAALDLATLDRVFNLRTNEGFVEAFGGTLINAVAQVAPRVRLNFVAKPEKSSRDLREGRVDLEIGVLGNMGPEIRMQALFRDRFVGVVRQGHPLAQQVTLRELAAWGHIVASRRGELGGPIHDALAAAGYTRQIAAVVPAFSTAVAIAQGSDLVALVPRSLFLYHPLIKANPALVSFELPFSTPEMTISQFWHPRLENDTAHRWLRGLVRDQIPLP; encoded by the coding sequence ATGACTGAACCCGATCTGAATCTTCTTTTCGCGCTTGATGCGCTGCTGACTGAAGGCAGCGTGACGGGGGCTGCGCGCCGTCTTGGCCTGAGTGAATCTGCCATGAGTCGTACGCTGGGGCGGCTACGCGCCACCACGGGCGATGCGCTGCTGGTAAGGGCCGGGCGCAATATGGTGCTGACGCCGTACGCCGAAGAAATTCGGCAGCGCACCCAGCATAGCGTCAGTGAGGCGCGCGCGGTGCTGCAACCGGCAGCCGCGGCACTGGATCTGGCGACGCTGGATCGGGTGTTTAACCTGCGCACCAATGAGGGTTTTGTTGAAGCCTTCGGTGGCACCTTAATCAATGCGGTGGCGCAGGTTGCGCCGCGTGTGCGGCTGAACTTTGTGGCGAAGCCGGAAAAAAGTTCACGCGATTTACGTGAAGGGCGGGTGGATCTGGAGATCGGCGTGCTCGGCAATATGGGGCCGGAAATCCGCATGCAGGCGCTGTTTCGCGATCGGTTTGTTGGTGTGGTGCGCCAGGGGCATCCACTGGCGCAGCAGGTGACGTTGCGCGAACTGGCTGCCTGGGGGCATATCGTGGCTTCACGCCGTGGTGAACTGGGCGGACCGATTCATGATGCCCTGGCGGCCGCGGGCTACACCCGGCAGATAGCCGCCGTGGTGCCCGCGTTTTCCACCGCGGTGGCGATTGCGCAAGGCTCTGATCTGGTGGCGCTGGTGCCTCGTTCGCTGTTTCTCTATCACCCGTTGATTAAAGCCAACCCGGCGCTGGTGAGTTTTGAGCTACCGTTCAGTACCCCGGAGATGACCATTTCGCAGTTCTGGCATCCGCGGCTGGAAAATGATACGGCGCATCGCTGGTTGCGTGGTCTGGTGCGTGATCAGATCCCTCTGCCCTGA
- a CDS encoding LysR substrate-binding domain-containing protein, giving the protein MTHFTLKQLKYFVTVVETESIAEASRQLHIAQPSISVAIKNLEDAFEQQLFIRHHAQGVSLTSSGRRFYEKAKELLRLSYEFEQSSRAENELVCGTIAVGCFESAAPLYMPKLIAGFKKLYPEINIQLYDGEQHELMHGLHRGRFDMAFLYDLDLDNAIQKEPLNAPHKPYALLPAAHPLAKKSAVTLQELASEPMILLDAVPSKNYFISIFKENGYYPEVAYSSPSIEMVRCMVGQGLGFSVLVTRPCSDMTYDGQRLVQLDIVDEMAASTLIMAYLQNNEPTRPTRLFMDYCRSVELTPAVSSH; this is encoded by the coding sequence ATGACACATTTCACGCTCAAGCAACTTAAATATTTCGTCACCGTGGTTGAGACCGAAAGCATCGCCGAAGCGTCACGCCAGCTGCACATCGCCCAGCCCTCGATTTCGGTTGCAATCAAAAACCTTGAGGACGCTTTTGAACAGCAGCTGTTCATTCGCCATCATGCGCAGGGCGTATCGCTCACCTCCAGCGGGAGACGGTTCTACGAAAAAGCAAAAGAGTTGCTGCGGCTGTCCTATGAGTTTGAGCAAAGTTCACGCGCAGAAAATGAGCTGGTTTGCGGCACCATCGCCGTGGGTTGTTTTGAATCGGCGGCTCCGCTGTATATGCCCAAGCTGATTGCAGGTTTCAAAAAACTCTACCCGGAAATCAATATTCAGCTGTACGACGGTGAACAGCATGAGCTGATGCACGGTTTACATCGTGGCCGTTTTGACATGGCATTTCTCTACGATCTCGATCTGGACAACGCGATTCAGAAAGAACCGCTGAATGCGCCGCATAAACCCTATGCGCTGCTACCGGCGGCGCATCCGCTGGCGAAAAAAAGTGCGGTAACGTTACAGGAGCTGGCAAGCGAACCGATGATCCTGTTGGATGCGGTACCCAGCAAAAATTACTTTATCAGCATTTTCAAAGAGAATGGTTATTACCCTGAAGTGGCCTATAGCTCACCGTCAATTGAAATGGTGCGGTGTATGGTCGGGCAGGGGCTGGGCTTTTCGGTGCTGGTGACCCGGCCCTGTTCGGATATGACATACGATGGGCAGCGCCTGGTGCAACTGGATATTGTCGATGAAATGGCGGCATCGACGCTGATTATGGCTTATCTGCAAAATAATGAACCGACGCGGCCGACGCGGTTATTTATGGATTATTGCCGCAGCGTTGAATTAACTCCGGCCGTCAGCAGCCATTAA
- a CDS encoding aldehyde dehydrogenase, producing MHNRDYWQSLLNQQRFSTHALIGGKPYFAKAEKTWAVVNPATNAVLAEVTACQAEDIDAAVDSARQAFTSGIWSGCPLAQRKAVLRRLAELMLEHREELALLESVSMGKPVLDAYNVDVPGAAHVIAWYAESIDKIYDEVAPTRPGTLATITREPVGVVAAIVPWNFPLDIAAWKIGPALAAGNSVILKPSENSPFTALKLAELALEAGLPAGVLNVVTGLGIEAGAALGLHNDVDVLTFTGSTAVGKAFMAYSGQSNLKQVWLECGGKSANIIFANCQDLDLAAEKAAFGICFNQGEVCSANSRLLVERKIYPDFMAKLITRLHDWQPDHPLNPNAKMGAMVSTAHKDKVMDFIQTAVAQGGIVRAGGEQREIETVANYILPTVIEIESENVNLWRDEVFGPVLAVKAFDDESEAIELANNHIYALAASVWSDDLNQAHRVARKLNAGTVSVNTVDALDVTVPFGGNQQSGFGRDLSLHAFDKFTKLKTTWIELR from the coding sequence ATGCATAATCGTGATTACTGGCAAAGTCTGCTGAACCAACAACGCTTTAGCACCCATGCCCTTATCGGGGGGAAACCCTACTTCGCCAAAGCGGAGAAAACCTGGGCGGTGGTGAATCCCGCCACCAATGCGGTGTTAGCGGAAGTCACCGCTTGCCAGGCTGAGGATATTGACGCAGCGGTGGATTCCGCCCGCCAGGCGTTTACCTCTGGCATCTGGTCCGGGTGCCCGTTAGCGCAACGCAAAGCGGTGCTGCGCAGGCTGGCGGAGCTGATGCTGGAGCACCGGGAAGAACTGGCGCTGCTGGAAAGCGTCAGCATGGGGAAACCGGTGCTCGATGCGTATAACGTTGATGTGCCGGGGGCTGCCCATGTGATTGCCTGGTACGCAGAAAGTATCGATAAGATTTATGACGAAGTGGCCCCGACCCGTCCAGGAACGCTGGCAACCATCACCCGTGAGCCTGTCGGCGTTGTGGCCGCCATTGTACCGTGGAATTTCCCCCTCGATATTGCTGCCTGGAAAATCGGACCTGCCCTGGCCGCCGGAAATAGTGTGATCCTGAAACCCTCGGAGAATTCGCCTTTCACCGCACTGAAACTGGCAGAACTGGCGCTGGAAGCCGGATTACCCGCCGGGGTGTTAAACGTTGTTACCGGGCTGGGGATCGAAGCCGGTGCCGCACTGGGCCTGCATAACGATGTTGATGTGCTGACCTTTACCGGTTCGACCGCGGTGGGCAAAGCCTTTATGGCCTATTCCGGCCAATCCAATTTAAAACAGGTGTGGCTGGAATGTGGTGGCAAAAGCGCCAACATTATTTTTGCCAATTGCCAGGATCTCGATTTAGCCGCCGAAAAAGCCGCCTTCGGTATCTGTTTCAATCAGGGTGAAGTTTGTTCAGCCAACTCCAGATTATTAGTTGAACGTAAGATCTATCCCGACTTTATGGCGAAGTTGATCACCAGGTTGCACGACTGGCAACCTGACCATCCGCTTAACCCGAATGCGAAGATGGGCGCGATGGTTTCGACAGCGCATAAAGATAAGGTGATGGATTTTATTCAGACCGCAGTGGCTCAGGGCGGTATTGTGCGCGCGGGTGGCGAGCAACGCGAAATCGAGACAGTCGCTAACTACATCCTGCCGACGGTGATTGAGATTGAAAGTGAGAACGTTAATTTATGGCGTGATGAAGTGTTCGGTCCGGTGCTCGCGGTAAAAGCCTTTGATGATGAGTCGGAAGCCATCGAACTGGCGAATAATCATATTTACGCCCTTGCCGCGTCAGTATGGTCGGACGACCTGAATCAGGCGCATCGTGTGGCGCGCAAACTGAACGCCGGGACGGTGTCGGTCAACACCGTTGATGCGCTGGATGTGACCGTTCCTTTTGGTGGCAATCAGCAATCAGGTTTTGGCCGCGACCTGTCTTTACATGCCTTTGATAAATTCACCAAATTAAAAACCACCTGGATTGAATTACGTTAA
- a CDS encoding GMC family oxidoreductase, whose amino-acid sequence MNNSNTYDYIIIGGGSAGSVLAARLAEQADLKICLIEAGSRDETPRIQTPAGTITLYKSKKFSWNFYSTPQKSLGGRQLHVPRGKALGGSSSMNSMIYIRGLPSDYDRWEQQGCEGWGWNNVLPWFKRSEKNLLSQDPAYHGFNGELLVDKPRDPNPVSALFVAAGKRVGLAENTDFNGKSLAGVGIYNVTQKEGKRLSSYRAFLHPHIGQSNLTVMTDCTVQTLIIEDKVVKGVRITEHGRDQPTSILCRREVILSAGSIGSPHILLKSGIGPAAELEAAGIPLMHSLPGVGKNLQDHLDGLVTVRSGNPLTLGFSLAAWKPILTSPFNYLFRRKGWLTTNYVEAGGFAATKLSSDEPDIQFHFVPGYRSHRGRLFEWGHGYAIHTCVLRPKSIGALQLTRDGQIAIDFNFLADPYDASVLVEGIKVARNILAQPEFAALRGEEMLPGKHIQTDEQLHQYVKEYCATVFHPVGTCKMGQDEMSVVAPDTLKVYGVENLRVADASIMPSLISGNTNAPSIMIGERAASMILQGTPVADTETNKEKAYA is encoded by the coding sequence ATGAATAATAGCAATACCTACGACTACATCATTATTGGTGGGGGTTCCGCAGGTTCCGTGCTGGCCGCCCGGCTGGCGGAGCAGGCAGATCTGAAGATCTGCCTGATTGAGGCTGGCAGTCGCGATGAGACTCCTCGCATCCAGACACCTGCGGGAACTATTACTCTGTATAAAAGCAAAAAGTTCAGCTGGAACTTTTATTCAACGCCACAAAAAAGCTTAGGGGGACGGCAACTCCACGTCCCGCGCGGCAAGGCGCTGGGTGGTTCCTCATCCATGAACAGCATGATTTATATTCGCGGATTACCTTCTGATTATGACCGCTGGGAACAGCAAGGTTGTGAGGGCTGGGGCTGGAATAATGTCCTGCCCTGGTTCAAACGGTCGGAAAAGAATCTGCTGTCTCAGGACCCGGCATATCATGGTTTTAACGGCGAATTACTGGTCGACAAACCGCGCGATCCCAATCCGGTATCAGCGCTGTTTGTCGCGGCGGGCAAGCGGGTTGGATTAGCGGAGAACACCGACTTTAACGGTAAATCGCTGGCGGGTGTCGGCATTTATAACGTTACGCAAAAAGAGGGCAAACGGTTATCGAGCTATCGCGCATTTTTGCATCCCCATATTGGTCAAAGCAATTTGACGGTCATGACCGACTGCACCGTGCAAACGTTGATCATTGAAGACAAAGTGGTCAAAGGCGTGCGTATTACTGAGCATGGCCGCGATCAACCCACGTCAATTTTGTGCCGCCGCGAAGTCATCCTGTCAGCAGGCTCCATTGGCTCGCCGCATATTCTGTTGAAGTCAGGCATCGGGCCTGCCGCCGAACTTGAAGCCGCAGGTATCCCGCTGATGCATTCTCTTCCCGGCGTGGGGAAAAATCTTCAGGATCATCTGGATGGTCTGGTCACCGTACGTTCCGGCAACCCGCTAACGCTGGGTTTTTCCCTCGCTGCCTGGAAACCGATCCTGACCTCACCCTTCAATTATCTGTTTCGCCGCAAAGGTTGGTTAACCACCAATTATGTCGAAGCGGGTGGTTTTGCCGCGACAAAACTCAGTAGCGATGAACCCGATATTCAGTTCCATTTTGTGCCGGGTTATCGCAGCCACCGGGGGCGCTTATTTGAATGGGGCCACGGCTACGCGATTCACACCTGCGTGTTGCGCCCGAAATCGATCGGCGCGTTGCAGTTAACGCGCGATGGGCAAATCGCAATTGATTTTAATTTCCTCGCCGACCCTTATGACGCCAGCGTGCTGGTTGAGGGGATAAAAGTGGCAAGGAACATTCTTGCTCAGCCGGAATTCGCCGCATTGCGGGGTGAAGAGATGCTGCCGGGCAAACATATTCAGACTGACGAACAGCTGCATCAATACGTCAAAGAATATTGCGCCACCGTTTTCCATCCGGTGGGCACCTGCAAGATGGGCCAGGATGAAATGAGCGTTGTCGCACCGGATACCCTCAAAGTGTATGGCGTGGAAAATTTGCGCGTGGCTGACGCATCAATCATGCCATCGCTTATCAGCGGCAACACCAATGCCCCTTCAATTATGATTGGCGAACGTGCGGCAAGCATGATCCTGCAAGGAACGCCGGTAGCTGACACCGAGACGAATAAGGAGAAGGCGTATGCATAA
- a CDS encoding purine-cytosine permease family protein: protein MMTNNPKDNAVATTIELSTIQPIPAHERHGKPRDLFTIWFGSNIMLLTVITGALAVSIFHLSFMWATIAVLIGNLAGGLFMALHSAQGPQLGVPQMVQTRGQFGSYGSVLVVALVVIMYIGFLASNLVLGGQSLHAIYAPVSTDTGILVSAVLSLVACAFGYNLIHAYTKVMSWVSGIILLAAFAWIVFVHGLPTDFLARNGFNLSGFLGAISIAALWQLAYAPYVSDYSRYMPKDISEKSVFWCSYLGCVLGSLFPMILGILVSICIVDGDLITGIVNMTGGLSSTVIIVFALGIAATNAMNLYCGVLCTLTLGQTFLPKWSPLSGARIVVSIVTILIEVLIAIYGQENFLVNYTNFILMLLYVLVPWTAINLVDYYLVAHGNYDVASFFRRDGGIYGYFNSKAIFCYLLGIVVEIPFMSTAIYTGPAANMLGGADISWIIGLAIVSPVYYFLCRTQAVAQTSVAK from the coding sequence ATGATGACAAACAACCCAAAAGATAATGCTGTTGCAACCACAATAGAGTTGAGCACCATCCAGCCTATTCCCGCGCATGAACGTCATGGCAAGCCACGGGATCTTTTTACCATCTGGTTTGGTTCAAACATCATGTTGCTTACCGTGATTACCGGTGCGCTGGCGGTGAGTATTTTCCACTTATCTTTTATGTGGGCCACCATCGCCGTATTGATTGGTAACCTTGCCGGTGGGCTGTTTATGGCATTGCATTCCGCGCAGGGGCCACAATTAGGTGTGCCGCAGATGGTGCAAACCCGCGGCCAGTTTGGTTCTTATGGTTCCGTGCTGGTGGTGGCGTTAGTCGTCATCATGTATATCGGCTTTCTGGCATCGAATCTGGTGCTGGGCGGTCAGTCACTGCACGCCATCTACGCACCGGTTTCTACGGATACCGGCATCCTGGTTTCTGCGGTACTCAGCCTGGTAGCCTGTGCCTTCGGTTATAACCTGATTCATGCCTACACCAAGGTGATGTCGTGGGTATCCGGTATTATTTTGCTCGCGGCCTTTGCGTGGATTGTTTTCGTGCATGGTCTGCCGACTGATTTTCTCGCGCGTAATGGTTTTAATCTCAGCGGATTCCTCGGTGCCATTTCCATCGCCGCGTTATGGCAGCTGGCCTATGCGCCTTATGTATCCGATTATTCCCGCTACATGCCAAAAGATATCAGCGAAAAAAGTGTCTTCTGGTGTAGTTACCTGGGATGCGTACTGGGTTCATTGTTCCCGATGATTCTTGGCATTCTGGTTTCTATTTGCATCGTGGATGGTGATTTAATCACCGGCATTGTGAATATGACCGGCGGATTATCCTCCACCGTAATTATTGTGTTTGCCTTAGGCATTGCCGCGACCAATGCAATGAACCTCTATTGCGGCGTGCTCTGCACCCTGACGCTCGGCCAGACATTCCTGCCTAAATGGTCGCCGCTTTCTGGCGCCCGCATTGTGGTTTCGATTGTCACCATCCTTATCGAAGTGCTGATTGCCATTTATGGTCAGGAAAACTTCCTGGTGAATTACACCAACTTTATTCTGATGCTGCTGTATGTGTTGGTGCCGTGGACGGCAATTAACCTGGTTGATTACTATCTGGTGGCCCACGGTAATTATGATGTCGCTTCATTCTTCCGTCGCGATGGTGGCATATACGGTTACTTCAATTCAAAAGCCATTTTCTGTTATCTGCTGGGTATCGTGGTCGAGATTCCTTTTATGTCCACCGCCATTTACACCGGTCCGGCAGCGAATATGTTAGGTGGTGCCGACATCTCCTGGATTATTGGTTTAGCCATCGTCTCGCCTGTTTATTATTTCCTCTGCCGTACTCAGGCAGTGGCGCAAACCTCTGTTGCTAAATAA